In Elusimicrobiota bacterium, the following proteins share a genomic window:
- a CDS encoding radical SAM protein, whose translation MTSVHPIHRASYALRRVFRRFYGHPVFVFLLRLYFRHILGLLRLFSPLFGATAVFSVTYRCQCSCVHCGAGLFRKDAQRELTPEEVRAFIDDLARLGASGIHFFGGEPLVAPGIVDYVRHAKAKGLFASLDSNGLRLDEAMVLELQGAGIDLLRVSIDSPDAATHDRLRGVAGTFEKALEALRACVRHGVPCFMSLYATRENLADGTLRRSIALARSIGARVRILSAIQTGKWIGREGIGLSGAELKELRSLLDPDWVCWETEFLNSAEVPFWCNSMIRNKFDVSAYGDVMACCYMPLTFGNIREEPLEKVVHRMWRSELFASHQEHFDCPMNDPRFMERYGEKLRAAGGCGARGE comes from the coding sequence ATGACGAGCGTCCATCCCATCCATCGCGCCTCCTACGCCCTGCGCCGCGTCTTCCGGCGGTTCTACGGCCACCCCGTCTTCGTCTTCCTCCTGCGCCTCTATTTCCGGCATATCCTCGGGCTTCTCCGCCTCTTCTCGCCGCTCTTCGGCGCGACCGCGGTCTTCTCGGTGACCTACCGCTGCCAGTGCAGCTGCGTGCACTGCGGCGCGGGCCTCTTCCGCAAGGACGCGCAGCGCGAGCTGACCCCCGAGGAGGTCCGCGCCTTCATCGACGATCTCGCGCGCCTGGGGGCCTCCGGCATCCACTTCTTCGGCGGAGAGCCGCTCGTCGCCCCCGGCATCGTCGACTACGTGCGCCACGCGAAGGCGAAGGGGCTCTTCGCCTCGCTCGACTCCAACGGGCTGCGCCTCGACGAGGCGATGGTCCTCGAGCTCCAGGGCGCCGGCATCGACCTCCTGCGCGTGAGCATCGACAGCCCCGACGCGGCGACGCACGACCGCCTGCGCGGGGTGGCCGGCACCTTCGAGAAGGCCCTCGAGGCCCTGCGGGCCTGCGTGCGCCACGGCGTGCCCTGCTTCATGTCGCTCTACGCGACCCGCGAGAACCTCGCCGACGGGACCCTGCGGCGCTCCATCGCGCTGGCGCGCTCCATCGGCGCGCGGGTCCGCATCCTCTCGGCGATCCAGACGGGCAAGTGGATCGGCCGCGAGGGCATCGGACTCTCCGGGGCGGAGCTCAAGGAGCTGCGCTCGCTGCTCGACCCGGACTGGGTCTGCTGGGAGACCGAGTTCCTCAACAGCGCCGAGGTCCCTTTCTGGTGCAACTCGATGATCCGCAACAAGTTCGACGTCTCCGCCTACGGCGACGTGATGGCCTGCTGCTACATGCCGCTGACCTTCGGCAACATCCGCGAGGAGCCGCTCGAGAAGGTCGTGCACCGGATGTGGCGCTCGGAGCTCTTCGCGAGCCATCAGGAGCACTTCGACTGCCCCATGAACGATCCGCGCTTCATGGAGCGCTACGGGGAGAAGCTCCGCGCCGCCGGCGGGTGCGGAGCGCGCGGGGAGTGA
- a CDS encoding radical SAM protein: MRRDAAAEPVEIALDLTYRCNQSCRFCFLPDNPALKRGRGELTLPRWKALVDAFAGRPRTFLLTGGEPLLRRDLPALIEYIKSRGHRAVLSTNGTLLDEKTAVRLVEAGVDEVAVSLHGDRSIHDHYTRRRGSYDKAIVGLRCMLRARAGTETRAVVRCTIHPGNHRVLHRLARSLVALKPDGISFGHLEYCTRGALTLSAKAVRDCKAGKVSLRPSEGRAKGIDPRVVCEQVARISSLGRRDVAFYPDLDDSGILRWYDPKLPSERRGGCPAQWGSLWLSPAGEVLTCQPLALPMGSGKGAAWRASWEGARYRRFREALRGMGGCLPMCARCGREQGERA, from the coding sequence GTGCGTAGAGACGCCGCCGCTGAGCCGGTCGAGATCGCCCTGGACCTCACGTACCGCTGCAACCAGTCCTGCCGCTTCTGCTTCCTGCCCGACAACCCCGCGCTCAAGCGCGGCCGGGGGGAGCTGACGCTCCCGCGCTGGAAGGCGCTCGTCGACGCCTTCGCGGGTCGTCCCCGCACCTTCCTTCTGACGGGGGGAGAGCCGCTGCTGCGCCGCGACCTGCCCGCCCTCATCGAGTACATCAAGAGCCGCGGGCACCGCGCCGTGCTGAGCACCAACGGCACCCTCCTCGACGAGAAGACCGCCGTCCGGCTCGTCGAGGCGGGGGTCGACGAGGTCGCGGTCTCCCTGCACGGCGACCGGTCGATCCATGACCATTACACGCGCCGCAGGGGCTCCTACGACAAGGCCATCGTCGGCCTGCGCTGCATGCTGCGCGCGCGCGCGGGCACCGAGACGCGCGCCGTCGTCCGCTGCACGATCCACCCGGGCAACCACCGCGTCCTCCACCGCCTCGCCCGCTCGCTCGTCGCGCTCAAGCCCGACGGGATCTCCTTCGGCCACCTCGAGTACTGCACGCGCGGAGCGCTGACGCTCAGCGCGAAGGCCGTGCGCGACTGCAAGGCGGGGAAGGTCTCCCTGCGCCCTTCGGAGGGCCGCGCCAAGGGCATCGACCCGCGCGTCGTCTGCGAGCAGGTCGCGCGCATCAGCTCGCTCGGGCGCCGCGACGTCGCCTTCTACCCGGATCTCGACGACTCCGGCATCCTGCGCTGGTACGACCCGAAGCTCCCCTCCGAGCGCCGCGGCGGCTGTCCGGCGCAGTGGGGCAGCCTGTGGCTGTCTCCCGCCGGAGAGGTGCTCACCTGCCAGCCATTGGCCCTGCCGATGGGGAGCGGGAAGGGCGCCGCGTGGCGCGCGTCCTGGGAAGGCGCGCGCTACCGCCGCTTCCGCGAGGCCCTGCGCGGCATGGGAGGCTGCCTTCCCATGTGCGCGCGCTGCGGACGCGAACAAGGGGAGCGCGCGTGA
- a CDS encoding polysaccharide deacetylase family protein, with protein MNAEAPARTRPEAGRGNAACALSVDVEEWCQTVLFEGGPRDDGARTRLPESVSGLLALLERRGVKATFFFVGALVEKYPETVLLVAARGHELASHGWRHRLVHRMGAAEFEEDVRRSVEALRRVSGAEVVGYRAPTWSLGRHKALAAALLPRLGLRYDSSLYPLGFRPDAERFPRTLPGGLLEFPPSTFRLLGANLPFAGGTFLRCAPTGFILERLRALRAAGRPVHAFAHSWELEGPAPEGLPAWKRWVQYGNVAGVRGKLEALLEAFPFSPVRECLGL; from the coding sequence GTGAACGCGGAGGCCCCCGCCCGGACCCGGCCGGAGGCCGGGCGCGGGAACGCGGCCTGCGCGCTGAGCGTCGACGTCGAGGAATGGTGCCAGACGGTGCTCTTCGAGGGCGGGCCGCGCGACGACGGAGCGCGCACCCGCCTGCCGGAGAGCGTCTCCGGGCTCCTCGCCCTCCTCGAGCGCCGCGGCGTGAAAGCCACCTTCTTCTTCGTCGGCGCGCTCGTCGAGAAGTACCCGGAGACCGTGCTCCTCGTCGCCGCGCGCGGGCACGAACTCGCCAGCCACGGCTGGCGCCACCGCCTCGTCCACCGCATGGGCGCCGCCGAGTTCGAGGAGGACGTGCGCCGCTCCGTCGAAGCCCTGCGCCGGGTCTCCGGCGCCGAGGTCGTCGGCTACCGCGCGCCCACCTGGTCGCTGGGCCGGCACAAGGCGCTGGCCGCGGCGCTGCTCCCGCGGCTCGGGCTGCGCTACGACTCGAGCCTCTACCCTCTCGGCTTCCGGCCCGACGCCGAGCGCTTCCCGCGGACGCTCCCCGGCGGCCTCCTCGAGTTCCCGCCCTCGACCTTCCGCCTCCTCGGGGCGAACCTCCCTTTCGCCGGCGGGACCTTCCTGCGCTGCGCGCCCACCGGCTTCATCCTCGAGCGTCTGCGCGCCCTGCGCGCCGCCGGCCGGCCGGTCCACGCCTTCGCGCACAGCTGGGAGCTCGAGGGCCCGGCGCCCGAGGGCCTGCCGGCGTGGAAGCGCTGGGTCCAGTACGGGAACGTCGCGGGCGTGCGCGGCAAGCTCGAGGCCCTGCTCGAGGCCTTCCCTTTCTCTCCCGTGAGGGAGTGCCTCGGGCTATGA
- a CDS encoding radical SAM protein, whose product MSARRVDIKVGFQCNNLCHFCVQGDKRDRFPDRPLPRILADLRRARREGIDGVVFTGGEPTLHRGLLDAVAAARTLGFRGIQIQTNGRSAAYPDFCRRLKAAGATEFSPALHGPDAKTHDGLTRAPGSFRQTVQGIRNAVACGLSVITNSVVTSSNYRKLPALARLLVGLGVRQYQFAFIHIVGRAWENRSWIVPRKSDAMPFVRKGLDVGLRAGVRCYTEAIPYCLMKGYEACVAERIIPDGPVVDAEETLKSFRAYRQAHGKAKRAECRRCRWDPVCEGPWKEYPEIHGWDEFVPVRGRAR is encoded by the coding sequence ATGAGCGCGCGCCGCGTCGACATCAAGGTCGGCTTCCAGTGCAACAACCTCTGCCACTTCTGCGTGCAGGGAGACAAGCGCGACCGCTTCCCCGACCGGCCCCTGCCGCGCATCCTCGCCGACCTGCGCCGCGCGCGCCGCGAGGGCATCGACGGGGTCGTGTTCACCGGCGGCGAGCCCACGCTGCACCGCGGGCTCCTCGACGCCGTCGCCGCGGCCCGGACGCTGGGATTTCGCGGCATCCAGATCCAGACCAACGGACGCAGCGCCGCCTACCCCGACTTCTGCCGGCGCCTCAAGGCCGCGGGCGCGACCGAGTTCTCGCCGGCGCTGCACGGTCCCGACGCGAAGACGCACGACGGCCTCACGCGCGCCCCCGGCAGCTTCAGGCAGACCGTGCAGGGCATCCGCAACGCCGTCGCCTGCGGGCTCTCCGTCATCACCAACAGCGTCGTGACCTCGAGCAACTACCGCAAGCTCCCCGCGCTGGCCCGCCTGCTCGTGGGTCTCGGCGTGCGCCAGTACCAGTTCGCCTTCATCCACATCGTCGGGCGGGCCTGGGAGAACCGGAGCTGGATCGTCCCGCGCAAGAGCGACGCCATGCCCTTCGTCCGCAAGGGGCTCGACGTCGGCCTGCGCGCCGGGGTCCGCTGCTACACCGAGGCCATCCCCTACTGCCTGATGAAGGGCTATGAGGCGTGCGTCGCCGAACGCATCATCCCCGACGGCCCCGTCGTGGACGCCGAGGAGACGCTCAAGAGCTTCCGCGCCTATCGGCAGGCGCACGGCAAGGCCAAGCGAGCCGAGTGCCGACGCTGCCGCTGGGACCCGGTCTGCGAGGGCCCCTGGAAGGAGTACCCGGAGATCCACGGCTGGGACGAGTTCGTCCCGGTGAGGGGGCGCGCGCGATGA